The following are encoded in a window of Arthrobacter sp. OAP107 genomic DNA:
- a CDS encoding glycogen debranching N-terminal domain-containing protein: MAGWNADTAAGPVGAGSITLVEGSSFCISAANGDINPEHPHGLFVEDARILSRWNLTINGTPLEPLAAKASEPYRGVFIGRVPHSDAHADSPLIVERRREIDAGVVEHITVRNYSRDTAECLMALQIEADFADLFEVKEARIQRRWEASHDAKEDSLTIRVAWQDIRKGVLVSAEGADIAADGLTYRISVPPNGEWSATVSAVPVADASASLARPVRQSEGKMSPRDRRRQEWVSKIPVLHIGNRSIQRTLRRSYDDLGALRIEDSHHPERVVVAAGAPWFMALFGRDSLWASLMALPVDPSLAFGTIQTLADRQGTVVDEMSEEEPGKILHEVRFDVSSGLALGGKSTYFGSVDATPLFVALFGEVSRWGFAPETISALLPHVDRALDWIRDYGDKDGDGFVEYARLTDRGLINQGWKDSWDGINFADGTLAEPPIALCEVQAYVYSAYLARSWMAYDAGDTGLSAEYRNRAVQLKRQFNEQFWLPDRGYYAVALDGRKRPVDACTSNMGQCLMFGIIDYDKAPLVVERLMSPEMFSGWGIRTLASNMGAYNPASYHNGSVWPHDNAIIANGLVRYGFVEQAQRVSTALFEAADYSEGRLPELFCGFSREQYDEPVPYPTACSPQAWAATTPIQLVKNLMGYYADVARGGLWMDPVLPASYGDLHITNAPMAESRITIDISGSSVTVQGLPKGMLFHHGIRPRAADLAQRPEKSNEG; encoded by the coding sequence ATGGCTGGATGGAATGCTGATACTGCCGCCGGCCCAGTGGGGGCAGGGTCAATCACATTGGTTGAGGGTTCATCCTTTTGCATCTCAGCAGCCAATGGTGACATCAACCCTGAGCACCCGCATGGGCTGTTCGTTGAAGACGCCCGTATCCTGTCCCGCTGGAACCTAACTATTAACGGCACGCCCTTGGAACCGCTAGCGGCAAAGGCGAGTGAACCCTACCGCGGCGTTTTCATCGGGCGCGTACCTCACTCTGATGCTCATGCTGACAGCCCACTAATTGTCGAACGCCGCCGAGAAATCGATGCCGGAGTTGTGGAACACATAACTGTTCGAAATTACTCACGGGATACTGCAGAGTGCTTGATGGCCCTTCAAATAGAAGCGGATTTTGCGGACCTCTTCGAGGTGAAGGAAGCACGCATCCAACGGCGCTGGGAAGCGTCCCATGACGCGAAAGAGGATTCACTAACCATTCGGGTCGCCTGGCAGGATATTAGGAAAGGTGTTTTAGTATCGGCCGAGGGAGCCGACATCGCCGCTGATGGCCTAACTTACCGGATCAGCGTCCCTCCGAACGGAGAGTGGAGCGCGACCGTGAGCGCGGTGCCCGTGGCTGACGCAAGCGCTAGTCTGGCACGGCCTGTCCGACAAAGCGAAGGAAAAATGTCTCCTCGCGACCGGCGCCGCCAGGAGTGGGTGTCAAAGATTCCTGTGTTGCACATCGGCAACCGCTCCATCCAGAGGACCCTTCGGCGCAGCTACGATGACCTGGGTGCACTTCGTATCGAGGATTCCCACCACCCGGAACGGGTGGTGGTAGCAGCCGGCGCCCCATGGTTCATGGCTCTGTTCGGACGCGACTCTCTCTGGGCGTCCCTCATGGCACTGCCAGTCGATCCGTCCCTGGCCTTCGGCACCATCCAGACGCTAGCTGACCGTCAAGGGACCGTTGTGGATGAGATGAGCGAAGAGGAACCGGGTAAGATCCTCCATGAAGTGAGGTTCGACGTCTCCAGCGGACTGGCGCTGGGAGGCAAATCAACTTACTTCGGCAGCGTCGACGCCACCCCACTGTTCGTTGCCCTGTTTGGTGAAGTCAGCCGCTGGGGGTTTGCCCCTGAAACCATCTCGGCCCTGCTGCCACACGTTGACCGCGCGCTGGACTGGATCCGCGACTACGGCGACAAGGACGGCGACGGCTTCGTCGAGTACGCGCGACTCACCGACCGCGGATTAATCAACCAAGGCTGGAAGGACTCCTGGGACGGAATCAACTTCGCCGACGGGACCCTGGCCGAGCCGCCGATCGCATTGTGCGAGGTGCAGGCCTACGTCTACAGCGCGTATCTGGCCCGCTCCTGGATGGCCTACGATGCCGGTGACACAGGTCTGTCGGCGGAGTACCGAAACCGCGCGGTGCAGCTAAAAAGACAGTTCAACGAACAGTTCTGGCTGCCCGACCGCGGCTACTACGCCGTCGCTCTGGACGGCCGCAAGCGGCCAGTAGATGCATGCACCTCCAACATGGGCCAATGCCTGATGTTTGGCATCATCGACTACGACAAGGCTCCACTCGTTGTGGAACGGCTCATGTCCCCGGAGATGTTCAGCGGCTGGGGCATACGAACCCTGGCGAGCAATATGGGCGCCTACAACCCCGCGAGCTACCACAACGGATCAGTGTGGCCCCATGACAATGCGATCATCGCTAACGGACTCGTGCGCTACGGGTTCGTAGAGCAGGCGCAGCGGGTCTCCACGGCCCTGTTTGAAGCGGCTGATTACTCGGAAGGGCGGTTGCCCGAATTGTTCTGTGGCTTCAGCCGGGAGCAGTACGACGAACCCGTTCCTTATCCCACGGCATGCTCACCGCAGGCCTGGGCGGCCACCACACCAATCCAGCTCGTGAAGAACCTGATGGGCTACTACGCCGACGTTGCCCGCGGTGGTCTCTGGATGGATCCCGTGCTCCCTGCATCCTATGGCGACCTGCATATCACCAATGCCCCCATGGCTGAAAGCCGGATCACAATTGACATCTCGGGTTCCAGCGTGACGGTGCAGGGGCTGCCCAAAGGCATGCTGTTCCACCACGGAATTCGACCGAGAGCTGCCGACCTGGCACAACGACCCGAAAAGTCTAACGAGGGTTAG
- a CDS encoding IclR family transcriptional regulator encodes MESKTSSGRVIQSVQRAFDLLERIAVHPEGARLSELADGAGLNRSTAHNLLASLEELGYISQDKKGAAYRLTGKLNRLLRLDAEAEQALRARIRPVLKKVSEASGESTFLALVTGTDYLCVDALQSDKPLHLAVRPGERKPLIGEALGHALLAADPDLAGTVRSDDPQQWQHYAQEIANAERHGFALDLDSQQAGISCVAVAITPRAAIAVAGPTNRLPKSRLVTIGQQIREELDKIRPANQGWL; translated from the coding sequence ATGGAATCCAAGACATCATCTGGCCGTGTGATCCAGTCCGTGCAGCGGGCGTTTGACCTGCTCGAACGCATAGCAGTGCACCCCGAAGGCGCTCGGTTAAGCGAACTTGCGGACGGCGCGGGCCTTAATCGCAGCACCGCCCATAACCTTCTCGCCTCCCTCGAGGAACTCGGCTACATCAGCCAGGACAAGAAGGGCGCCGCGTATCGGTTGACCGGCAAGCTCAACCGGCTGCTGCGTCTGGACGCCGAGGCAGAGCAGGCGCTGAGAGCCCGCATCCGGCCGGTCCTGAAAAAGGTCAGTGAAGCCTCGGGCGAGTCCACCTTCCTCGCGCTGGTCACCGGCACCGACTATCTCTGCGTGGACGCACTACAGTCGGACAAGCCCCTGCACCTGGCAGTCAGGCCCGGTGAGCGAAAGCCGCTGATCGGCGAGGCCCTTGGCCACGCTCTACTGGCGGCGGACCCCGATCTCGCTGGCACCGTCCGCTCCGATGATCCTCAGCAGTGGCAGCATTATGCCCAGGAGATCGCAAACGCGGAGCGCCACGGCTTCGCCCTCGATCTAGACAGCCAGCAGGCTGGGATTTCGTGTGTGGCTGTTGCGATCACCCCACGCGCCGCGATCGCAGTCGCCGGCCCCACGAACCGCCTGCCGAAATCGCGGCTAGTCACAATAGGCCAGCAGATACGTGAGGAGCTGGATAAGATTCGACCAGCAAACCAAGGATGGCTGTGA
- a CDS encoding MFS transporter, with protein MVGPQSEALKATKRPGHTRRVAFATAAGAMVESYDFGIYGFAAAFVFPHTFFPSLGSSAAIVASMATLGVAFVTRPAGAILFGYLGDRYGRKKTLIATVLGMGLCTVAMGLVPSAESIGIAAPIIVVALRAFQGLAFGGEWAGAQLFATEHAPAGHRGLYGMFPQVGNGLSNVLGPLTLLGVSSFGQSAFQEWAWRIPFLGSGILVLVAFYIRLKVEETPIFAKEVGGGKPTRPPLLGAFRQQPWTIVLSAGALLITFAFYFSVQTFIPHYGVENLGLSQNEVLGVTAIAGAIYGAAACASAVISDKYGRRPVIAVTQVFGVLWGLALFPVLAMPGIVTFAVALCATTLVAGVTLGALGVLIPEQFPTEYRYTAVGVSYQLAAVVGGGIIPIVAPILTASSYGPIAFGVVLAVIAAIAALCTLSLKEGRNTSMDWSMEGDSDRDRAVAPGALRD; from the coding sequence GTGGTAGGCCCTCAATCTGAGGCGTTGAAGGCCACGAAGCGTCCTGGTCACACCCGCCGTGTTGCATTCGCAACCGCTGCAGGAGCGATGGTCGAAAGTTACGACTTTGGCATCTACGGTTTTGCAGCCGCATTTGTCTTTCCTCATACTTTTTTCCCATCCTTAGGTTCCTCCGCTGCCATCGTGGCATCGATGGCTACATTGGGCGTTGCTTTTGTGACGCGTCCGGCTGGAGCAATCCTCTTCGGCTACCTCGGCGACCGATATGGCAGGAAGAAAACACTCATCGCGACAGTTCTCGGCATGGGCCTTTGCACAGTAGCGATGGGACTGGTGCCTTCTGCGGAGAGCATCGGCATTGCGGCGCCGATAATTGTTGTGGCCCTGCGGGCATTTCAGGGCTTGGCCTTTGGAGGTGAGTGGGCAGGCGCCCAGCTCTTCGCCACTGAGCATGCGCCCGCTGGTCACAGGGGGCTGTACGGCATGTTCCCTCAAGTGGGCAATGGTTTGTCGAACGTGCTGGGGCCCTTGACGCTCCTGGGCGTCAGTTCGTTCGGACAAAGCGCTTTCCAAGAATGGGCATGGAGAATCCCCTTTCTCGGAAGTGGGATCCTGGTCCTTGTTGCTTTTTACATTCGCCTGAAGGTTGAGGAAACGCCGATCTTTGCGAAGGAAGTAGGCGGGGGAAAGCCCACCCGACCGCCTCTGCTGGGGGCGTTTAGGCAACAGCCCTGGACAATCGTCCTATCCGCAGGCGCACTTCTCATCACTTTTGCGTTCTACTTCAGTGTCCAGACTTTCATTCCTCACTACGGCGTTGAAAATCTCGGTCTTTCTCAAAACGAGGTCCTCGGCGTAACGGCTATCGCTGGTGCAATTTATGGTGCGGCTGCTTGTGCCAGCGCCGTAATTTCAGACAAGTATGGGCGCCGGCCCGTGATTGCTGTGACGCAGGTGTTCGGTGTGCTTTGGGGCTTGGCTCTTTTTCCGGTGCTCGCCATGCCAGGCATTGTCACGTTCGCCGTGGCGCTATGTGCCACCACACTCGTAGCTGGGGTCACGCTCGGAGCTCTAGGCGTGCTGATTCCTGAGCAATTTCCGACGGAGTACCGCTATACAGCAGTGGGCGTGTCATATCAGTTGGCTGCCGTAGTAGGCGGCGGCATCATTCCCATCGTGGCGCCAATCCTGACGGCTTCATCTTACGGCCCAATAGCGTTCGGGGTCGTCCTTGCCGTCATTGCAGCTATAGCAGCGCTGTGTACCCTGTCGTTGAAGGAGGGGCGGAACACAAGTATGGATTGGAGTATGGAGGGTGACAGCGACCGGGATCGAGCTGTGGCGCCCGGGGCTTTGCGTGACTAG
- a CDS encoding GIY-YIG nuclease family protein, whose product MALPQTIQIYLPQGDPAGIRMAEITTRTVRVFEVPRPLLRDFREMTESKQVGVYFLFGSSASGGPSCYIGQSGSVGDRLKQHSDKKDFWDHALVAVSLTNAWTNTHTGYMEWQAIRKATEAGRYELHNGNDASNPHTPAPLESDCREYLETISVLLTTLGYPVLEPLREIRLAGSEGNGAAETLIFREGGAEARARPTTEGLLVLAGSVGKAIARPSLPASLVRRRLDLVEQGVVEIRGDSYVFVKDQLFSSPSTAGAVVLGGSINGRITWKTAMARTFQQLEDEALSS is encoded by the coding sequence ATGGCGCTTCCACAGACGATCCAGATTTACCTGCCCCAGGGTGACCCGGCAGGCATCCGGATGGCTGAGATCACGACCCGTACGGTGCGCGTCTTCGAGGTGCCCCGCCCGTTGCTGCGCGACTTTCGGGAAATGACTGAATCCAAGCAGGTCGGGGTCTACTTTCTGTTCGGCTCATCGGCCTCGGGAGGGCCATCCTGCTACATCGGCCAGAGCGGCAGCGTCGGCGACCGGCTGAAGCAGCACTCGGACAAAAAGGACTTCTGGGACCACGCTCTAGTCGCAGTTTCGCTCACCAATGCGTGGACAAACACCCATACCGGCTACATGGAATGGCAGGCGATCAGGAAGGCCACAGAAGCTGGACGGTACGAACTGCACAACGGCAACGACGCCTCGAATCCCCATACGCCGGCGCCTTTGGAATCGGACTGCCGTGAGTACCTAGAGACTATCTCCGTCCTCCTGACAACTCTCGGCTACCCGGTGCTCGAGCCGCTGCGGGAAATCCGCCTGGCAGGGTCTGAAGGCAATGGCGCTGCAGAGACGCTGATCTTCAGGGAGGGCGGGGCCGAGGCCAGGGCAAGGCCGACGACGGAAGGCCTCCTCGTCCTGGCCGGCTCCGTGGGCAAAGCAATTGCTCGTCCCTCCCTGCCCGCCTCGCTCGTGCGCAGGCGCCTCGACCTCGTTGAGCAAGGCGTAGTCGAGATCCGCGGCGACTCCTACGTGTTTGTCAAGGACCAGCTTTTCAGCAGCCCGAGCACCGCCGGCGCGGTGGTTTTGGGAGGCAGCATCAACGGCAGAATCACATGGAAGACGGCAATGGCTCGGACCTTCCAACAGCTCGAAGATGAGGCGCTGAGCTCTTAA
- a CDS encoding SDR family NAD(P)-dependent oxidoreductase — protein sequence MSRIILITGANRGIGRGLAAQFAADGETVLLSARNGDAAAQAAAEIGGDVHPIQLDATDQASIDVAVKQIEATHGRLDVLVNNVGGVFDYAQQASNADLGVVQEALNINLFSTWRVTQALLPLLRKAQGARIVNVSSEAASLERMGAGTPAYSASKAALNALTRSLAAELAGDGIIVHSASPGWTATDLGGEGGRPIAEGTASIKHVVNLPVGAGTGGFYQDQQILPW from the coding sequence ATGTCACGCATCATCCTCATCACCGGCGCAAACCGCGGCATTGGCCGCGGTCTCGCCGCCCAGTTCGCCGCGGACGGCGAAACCGTACTGCTCAGCGCACGCAACGGCGACGCTGCAGCACAGGCCGCCGCGGAAATCGGCGGTGACGTCCACCCGATCCAGCTCGACGCCACGGACCAGGCGAGCATCGACGTGGCGGTGAAGCAGATTGAGGCCACGCACGGTCGCCTCGACGTGCTGGTCAACAATGTCGGAGGCGTTTTCGACTATGCCCAGCAGGCGTCCAACGCCGACCTCGGCGTGGTCCAGGAAGCATTGAACATCAACCTCTTCAGCACCTGGCGCGTCACCCAGGCGCTGCTGCCGCTGCTGCGCAAGGCCCAGGGCGCACGGATCGTGAATGTGTCCAGCGAGGCTGCATCGCTGGAGCGCATGGGCGCTGGCACTCCTGCCTACAGCGCTTCCAAGGCAGCTCTGAACGCGCTGACCCGCTCACTGGCAGCCGAGCTCGCAGGGGACGGAATTATCGTCCACTCCGCAAGCCCGGGCTGGACGGCCACCGATCTCGGCGGCGAGGGCGGCCGCCCCATCGCAGAGGGCACGGCAAGCATCAAGCACGTCGTCAACCTGCCAGTCGGGGCAGGCACCGGGGGCTTCTACCAGGACCAGCAGATCCTGCCCTGGTAA
- a CDS encoding transposase: MANETIKVIAGIDTHADTHHRGRDQRTRQTPRGQGIRGRGSGYRKIVDVSYGTVTAVGVEGTGSYGAELARTLRAAGLTVLEVNRPNWAARRLKGKSDPLDAYEAAKSILDGRSTSVPKAKDGPVECLRILRTGRASALKARSAAINQIKGLIVSAPTNSGRNTGQWPRPR; the protein is encoded by the coding sequence TTGGCAAACGAAACGATCAAAGTCATCGCGGGTATCGACACACACGCTGACACACACCATCGTGGCCGTGATCAACGAACACGGCAAACCCCTCGCGGACAGGGAATTCGTGGCCGTGGGTCCGGATACCGGAAGATCGTGGACGTCAGCTACGGCACGGTTACCGCCGTCGGTGTCGAAGGAACAGGCTCCTACGGCGCCGAACTCGCCAGAACCCTCCGGGCCGCGGGGCTGACAGTGCTGGAGGTGAACCGCCCGAACTGGGCCGCGCGGCGGCTAAAGGGCAAGTCCGACCCGCTGGACGCCTACGAAGCCGCAAAGTCGATACTTGACGGCCGGTCGACGTCGGTCCCGAAAGCCAAGGACGGGCCCGTTGAATGCCTGCGGATCCTCCGCACAGGGCGTGCCTCCGCGCTCAAGGCCCGTAGCGCGGCAATCAACCAGATCAAGGGCCTCATCGTTTCAGCCCCGACAAACTCCGGGCGAAATACCGGGCAATGGCCACGTCCACGCTGA
- a CDS encoding MFS transporter yields the protein MTDNSPLRSRASSESRAPAVSRHLVPVWWLVLMASPVAAANNATVLILGDIGAALDTTAAAASWLAAVFALVLAVATPLQAALMRHHGQRAVLWTSAALIAAGTLIVVLSPWLPFAIAGRATQAAGGAGLNVLAIALAGSARRIGAISAGMGLFGAVSPLIGTQLAATVSWRVALSMLAITLIAVPVVNRYVTQETSKTARFDAWGALLVAVLSGSVVIFASNPLPAMGAVTISIILLVVHVRRRPKGYVPVSTIRSGQFVTATSLTLALSMGYFTLLFVIPQLLIARSDWTKDAAAAGQLAAMVAASLATLVFTFIAARFSRSAVRTALLTAGALAVLTAIFASAPIFLLIGIFLALFAATSANATQVATATADVPEHERPAAIGLFTLIYLLGGAIGPALASVLVLS from the coding sequence ATGACTGACAATTCACCCTTACGTTCCCGCGCATCCAGCGAGAGCCGCGCGCCGGCCGTTTCCCGGCACCTGGTGCCGGTGTGGTGGCTCGTGCTCATGGCTTCCCCGGTGGCCGCTGCGAACAACGCAACGGTGCTCATCCTTGGTGATATCGGCGCGGCACTAGATACGACCGCCGCGGCCGCTTCCTGGCTCGCAGCCGTCTTCGCGCTCGTGCTCGCGGTAGCGACACCGTTGCAGGCCGCCCTCATGCGGCACCACGGCCAGCGCGCTGTTCTCTGGACAAGCGCGGCGCTCATCGCAGCAGGCACACTCATCGTCGTGCTCTCACCCTGGCTGCCGTTTGCCATAGCCGGACGGGCAACCCAGGCCGCCGGTGGCGCCGGGCTGAACGTACTCGCCATCGCTCTGGCTGGCAGCGCCCGCAGGATCGGGGCCATCAGCGCAGGGATGGGGCTGTTCGGTGCCGTTAGCCCGCTAATCGGGACCCAGCTCGCCGCGACAGTGTCGTGGCGCGTTGCCCTCTCTATGCTCGCCATTACCCTGATCGCTGTGCCCGTTGTGAACCGCTACGTGACGCAGGAGACCTCCAAGACTGCCCGCTTCGATGCGTGGGGCGCGCTGCTGGTCGCGGTGCTTTCGGGAAGCGTCGTGATCTTTGCATCGAACCCGCTGCCGGCCATGGGCGCGGTCACGATCTCGATCATCTTGCTCGTCGTTCATGTCCGTCGCCGGCCTAAAGGGTACGTGCCTGTTAGCACCATCCGCTCGGGACAGTTCGTGACCGCCACAAGCCTGACCCTTGCTCTGTCGATGGGATACTTCACGCTGCTGTTCGTCATCCCTCAACTGCTCATCGCCCGCTCGGATTGGACGAAGGACGCCGCTGCCGCCGGGCAACTCGCCGCGATGGTCGCGGCCTCGCTCGCGACGCTCGTGTTCACCTTCATCGCCGCCCGCTTCTCCCGAAGCGCCGTGCGGACCGCACTCCTGACAGCCGGAGCTCTTGCCGTGCTCACGGCAATCTTCGCAAGTGCACCGATTTTTCTGCTGATCGGAATCTTCCTGGCCCTCTTCGCCGCGACCTCGGCCAACGCCACCCAGGTCGCTACCGCAACCGCAGACGTCCCCGAGCATGAAAGGCCGGCAGCGATCGGGCTGTTCACCCTGATCTACCTCCTCGGCGGCGCGATCGGGCCCGCACTGGCCTCCGTGCTCGTGCTCTCCTAA
- a CDS encoding FGGY family carbohydrate kinase, with translation MLPPTTAEQHEVVIAIDCSTTASKAVAVDAQGNTIATGRGNLTLSNPAPGEYEQSAEEWWKATEQAIKAVTALLGSTRIRALAITCQRETFVCLSGEQPIRPAMVWMDSRAKNEVRDLGNDRVHAISGRPADTTPSYYKLAWLRRHEAVTLDSADRIGDVSAYLNLRLTGQWASSRASADCTGMLDMVLGTWSRELCASVGVPIEKLPRIVDPGAAIGLVTDEIAAELGLPAGLPVIAAAGDGQCAAVGAGVIAPGSVYLNMGTAEVCGTISEDYVWDRDYRTVVAASGNGYLLEAFLSSGTYLVNWFLDGFGTGTPASEQIADLEAALTEIGPGAEGLLALPYWHGAQTPYWDSAARGAVIGWTGTHTKAHFYRAILEGVAFEVKLQVEGLSRAVADKPTELLVTGGGSRSPIWAQIVADVLGRDLILCKAPETTALGAAMFAAVAVGIHADLPAAAAAMSRRGDTVRPDPAAEAKYAQLWKVYQHLYETLAPVYNALDAVPH, from the coding sequence ATGCTCCCCCCAACCACCGCTGAACAGCACGAGGTGGTCATCGCGATTGACTGCTCCACGACAGCCAGCAAGGCGGTCGCAGTCGATGCGCAAGGCAACACGATCGCCACAGGACGTGGCAACCTCACACTCAGCAACCCCGCACCGGGCGAATACGAGCAATCCGCCGAAGAATGGTGGAAAGCCACCGAACAGGCCATCAAGGCCGTGACTGCCCTCCTGGGCTCCACGAGAATCCGCGCCTTGGCCATTACCTGCCAGCGTGAGACCTTCGTCTGCCTCAGTGGTGAACAGCCGATCCGGCCAGCCATGGTCTGGATGGACTCCCGGGCAAAAAACGAGGTCCGCGACCTGGGCAACGACCGGGTACATGCGATTTCCGGCCGCCCGGCCGACACCACCCCGAGCTACTACAAGCTGGCCTGGCTGCGCCGCCACGAAGCCGTGACCCTGGACTCCGCAGACAGGATCGGCGATGTCTCCGCGTACCTGAACCTGCGCCTGACAGGGCAGTGGGCCTCCAGCCGGGCCAGCGCCGACTGTACCGGCATGCTTGACATGGTGCTCGGGACCTGGTCCCGGGAGCTGTGCGCCTCAGTGGGCGTGCCGATCGAAAAGCTGCCCCGAATCGTCGACCCCGGCGCTGCAATTGGCCTGGTCACCGATGAGATCGCCGCTGAACTTGGGCTGCCCGCAGGGCTCCCAGTCATCGCGGCCGCAGGAGACGGCCAATGCGCGGCCGTCGGAGCAGGTGTCATCGCCCCCGGAAGCGTCTATCTGAACATGGGTACCGCTGAGGTGTGCGGCACCATCTCCGAGGACTACGTGTGGGACCGCGACTACAGGACCGTCGTAGCCGCAAGCGGCAACGGGTATCTCCTTGAGGCGTTTCTTTCATCCGGAACATACCTTGTCAATTGGTTCCTGGACGGCTTTGGGACGGGTACGCCGGCATCTGAACAGATTGCTGATTTGGAAGCCGCCCTCACCGAGATCGGTCCGGGAGCCGAGGGGCTCCTCGCCCTTCCGTACTGGCATGGCGCCCAAACCCCGTACTGGGACAGCGCCGCCCGCGGGGCGGTCATCGGCTGGACGGGAACCCACACCAAGGCCCACTTCTACAGGGCCATCCTCGAAGGTGTCGCCTTCGAGGTGAAGCTGCAGGTGGAAGGACTTTCCCGGGCAGTGGCTGATAAACCAACCGAACTCCTCGTCACCGGAGGCGGTTCCAGAAGCCCTATCTGGGCCCAGATTGTCGCCGACGTCCTGGGCAGAGACCTCATCCTGTGCAAGGCTCCGGAGACGACAGCGCTGGGCGCCGCCATGTTCGCTGCAGTGGCCGTGGGAATCCACGCCGACCTGCCGGCAGCTGCAGCCGCCATGTCCCGGCGAGGTGACACCGTACGTCCGGATCCGGCCGCCGAAGCAAAATATGCGCAGCTGTGGAAGGTCTACCAGCACCTCTACGAAACCCTCGCCCCGGTGTACAACGCACTGGACGCGGTCCCCCACTGA
- a CDS encoding MFS transporter: MSVSTAAKAAHPLWERLGIPKPLILGYVGVLLFMIGDGVESNYLTPFLQDHNGMDVQRVGLLVTVYGIVVAVSSWLAAAFSDLWGPKRVMLIGATGWIVFEVIFLAFGVAADNESIIFLAYAARGIGYPLFAFGFLVWIAAVADRARLATAIGWFYVSFTAGLPTLGALIANGSIPVLGPLNTLWLSLGLVVAGSLIALLGLREKTGSRPLVRPGDKAFGTLSLGLKLMATRPKVLCASIIRMLNTAPQYGSFVFFPVLFADRFNFGLSGWLLLTTIIYAANIPFNVIFGMLGDRIGWRNTVRWFGAVFSGVSLLALYYLPAWTGSYPLAVLAGIAFGIALAGFVPLSALTAGLEPGHPGAVMSAYNIGMGASVAVGPLLVALFYGSLGQEGMVWLFAGCYGLAALLTLAFRPSDERSRTGNKTKLEEQNLVSTPSA; this comes from the coding sequence GTGTCCGTTTCCACTGCCGCCAAAGCGGCGCACCCTCTCTGGGAGCGCCTGGGCATCCCTAAACCCCTGATCCTCGGCTACGTCGGCGTCCTCCTGTTCATGATCGGAGACGGCGTCGAGTCGAACTACCTCACCCCGTTCCTCCAGGACCACAACGGCATGGACGTGCAGCGAGTGGGCCTCCTGGTGACCGTCTACGGAATCGTCGTCGCCGTCTCATCCTGGCTCGCCGCCGCGTTCTCGGACCTTTGGGGACCCAAACGCGTCATGCTGATCGGCGCCACCGGCTGGATAGTCTTCGAAGTCATCTTCCTGGCCTTCGGCGTGGCAGCGGACAACGAAAGCATCATCTTCCTCGCCTACGCCGCCCGGGGAATCGGATACCCCTTGTTTGCCTTCGGTTTCCTGGTATGGATCGCAGCGGTTGCCGACCGCGCCCGCCTGGCCACCGCAATCGGCTGGTTCTACGTCTCCTTCACAGCCGGCCTTCCCACTCTTGGCGCACTGATCGCAAACGGATCAATCCCCGTGCTCGGCCCTCTCAACACCCTCTGGCTCTCCCTGGGCCTCGTGGTCGCGGGTTCGCTTATCGCCCTGCTCGGTCTCCGCGAGAAGACCGGAAGCCGCCCATTGGTCCGCCCCGGCGATAAGGCCTTCGGCACGCTCAGTCTCGGGCTGAAGCTCATGGCCACACGTCCGAAGGTGCTCTGCGCATCAATCATCAGGATGCTTAACACTGCCCCGCAGTACGGCTCATTCGTGTTCTTCCCGGTCCTGTTCGCCGACCGGTTCAACTTCGGCCTCAGCGGCTGGCTGCTCCTCACAACGATCATCTACGCCGCCAACATCCCCTTCAACGTCATTTTCGGAATGCTCGGAGACCGAATCGGCTGGCGCAACACGGTCCGATGGTTCGGTGCGGTATTCAGCGGCGTTAGCCTGCTCGCACTGTATTACCTTCCTGCTTGGACTGGCTCCTACCCTCTTGCGGTCCTTGCTGGTATCGCCTTCGGCATCGCACTTGCAGGCTTCGTGCCCCTCTCCGCACTGACAGCAGGTCTTGAACCAGGTCACCCCGGCGCAGTCATGTCCGCCTACAACATCGGCATGGGCGCCTCAGTCGCCGTCGGGCCCCTGCTCGTCGCGTTGTTCTACGGCTCACTCGGGCAGGAAGGAATGGTCTGGCTCTTCGCCGGCTGCTACGGCCTTGCCGCACTTCTCACCCTGGCCTTCCGCCCAAGCGATGAACGCTCACGAACGGGCAACAAGACCAAACTCGAAGAACAGAACCTGGTCTCGACACCGTCGGCGTGA